Below is a genomic region from Staphylococcus carnosus.
CAGCATAAACATTTCATCGTCTACTTCGACGATATACATATTTTTCGCAATTTCACCCACGCCGCCAAGCGGGATGATGCGAATATCATTATTCTTTTTCTTTACTAAATTCAAAATGTTACCTCCTATTTATAATTCCCCGACCATATAAGTATTCATATTACATTATAGGTTAAATCGAACGCATTGTACACTACTTCACACGGGAACTGAAGGCAACTGTTATGTATATAGAAAAAACCAGAAATGTTTTCCTAATTTAAAAGGTAACATTCTGGTTTTACTTTATTAATCTTCTTTATTTAACAACGCACGGTGAGAAGCATTCACTCTGCCTTTGTCATCAATTTCAGTGACTTTGACTTCAATTGTATCTCCCAATTTCAATACATCTTCAACTTTATTAATACGTTGATTTGCAATTTGAGAAATATGCAATAAAGCATCTTTACCTGGGAAAAGTTCTACAAAAGTACCATATTTTTCAATACGTCTTACTTTCGCATTGTAAACTTGTCCAACTTCAGCTTCACGTGTAATATCTTCAATGATTTCACGTGCACGGTTAATCATATCTTGGTCTACAGCACCGATAAAGATTGTACCGTCTTGCTCGATATCCAATTTAACACCTGTCTCATCAATGATTTCATTGATTTTCTTACCGCCAGGTCCAATAACATCTCTGATTTTTTCAGGTTTGATTGTCATTGTTTCAACTTTAGGTGCATAAGCACTCAATTCAGGACGTGGTTGATCAATTGTTTCAAGCATATGATTCAAGATTGTTAAACGTCCTACACGTGCTTGTTCTAAAGCTTCTTCAATAATTTCGCGTGTTAAACCATCAATTTTAATATCCATTTGAATGGCTGTGATACCTTTTTCAGTACCTGCTACTTTAAAGTCCATATCTCCTAAAGCATCTTCCATACCTTGGATATCCGTTAAGATTGTATAGTTGTCATCACGTGTAACAAGTCCCATTGCAATACCAGCTACTGGTGCTTTAATCGGCACACCAGCATCCATTAATGCAAGCGTAGATCCGCAAATTGATGCTTGAGATGAAGAACCATTAGATTCTAAAACTTCACTTACAATACGCACTGTATATGGGAAGTCTTTAGTATCAGGAATAATATAACGCAATGCACGTTCACCTAAAGCACCATGTCCGATTTCACGACGCCCTGGTGCACGTACTGGACCTGTTTCGCCTACTGAGAAGTTAGGGAAGTTATAGTGATGCATGAAACGTTTTTCTTCTTCTGTTCCTAAACCATCAATCAATTGATATTCACTCATAGCACCTAATGTCAATACAGAAAGAGCTTGTGTTTGACCACGTGTAAATAAACCTGAACCGTGGGCACGAGGTAATAGACCTACTTCAGAATCAAGCGGACGGATTTCATCCGGTTTACGACCATCTGGACGAACTTTTTCATCTGCGATTTGACGGCGGACTTCCTCTTTCACTAAATCATTTAAGATTGAGTTAACTTCTGCGATTACTTCATCATTGTCTGGATTTTCTTCATCTTCAAATTCAGCAACAACTTCATCACGGATTGCATCAATATTTTCTTCGCGTTCTTTTTTAT
It encodes:
- the pnp gene encoding polyribonucleotide nucleotidyltransferase, which codes for MSQEKKVFKTEWANRPLSIETGQMAKQANGAVLVRYGDTVVLSTATASKEPRDGDFFPLMVNYEEKMYAAGKIPGGFKKREGRPADEATLTARLIDRPIRPLFPKGYRHDVQIINMVLSADPDCSPEMAAMIGSSMALSVSDIPFQGPIAGVNVGYIDGEYVINPTVEQKEVSRLDLEVAGHRDAVNMVEAGASEITEKEMLDAIFFGHEEIKRLVDFQQEIIDYLQPEKTEFIPKERNAEVEEKVTALTEEKGLKDAIQTFDKKEREENIDAIRDEVVAEFEDEENPDNDEVIAEVNSILNDLVKEEVRRQIADEKVRPDGRKPDEIRPLDSEVGLLPRAHGSGLFTRGQTQALSVLTLGAMSEYQLIDGLGTEEEKRFMHHYNFPNFSVGETGPVRAPGRREIGHGALGERALRYIIPDTKDFPYTVRIVSEVLESNGSSSQASICGSTLALMDAGVPIKAPVAGIAMGLVTRDDNYTILTDIQGMEDALGDMDFKVAGTEKGITAIQMDIKIDGLTREIIEEALEQARVGRLTILNHMLETIDQPRPELSAYAPKVETMTIKPEKIRDVIGPGGKKINEIIDETGVKLDIEQDGTIFIGAVDQDMINRAREIIEDITREAEVGQVYNAKVRRIEKYGTFVELFPGKDALLHISQIANQRINKVEDVLKLGDTIEVKVTEIDDKGRVNASHRALLNKED